A genome region from Jeotgalibacillus aurantiacus includes the following:
- a CDS encoding 5-formyltetrahydrofolate cyclo-ligase: MTLDKKDLRKTMLQRMKDLSGDDRILLTEGVHERLFQTDEWRHAQTVGLTVSTGFELETRPVIERAFQDGKAVAVPRCIPSRKALVFHEIQDITDVKPSFFNLLEPPESLPVIHKDDIDLLIVPGLIFDRAGYRIGFGGGYYDRFLTDYRKMTASLCFRFQIMDQIPHETHDIPVNKLITD; the protein is encoded by the coding sequence ATGACTTTGGATAAGAAAGACCTGAGAAAAACGATGCTTCAGCGTATGAAAGACCTTTCAGGTGATGACAGAATCCTTTTAACAGAAGGTGTTCATGAGCGTTTGTTTCAAACAGATGAATGGAGACATGCTCAAACGGTCGGTTTAACGGTTTCAACCGGATTCGAATTAGAAACGCGACCTGTGATTGAACGTGCGTTTCAAGATGGAAAGGCAGTTGCTGTGCCGAGATGTATTCCATCCCGAAAAGCACTCGTTTTTCATGAAATTCAAGACATAACTGACGTTAAACCATCCTTTTTCAACTTACTTGAGCCGCCTGAATCACTGCCGGTTATACATAAAGATGACATTGATCTGTTAATTGTTCCAGGACTCATTTTTGATCGTGCAGGATATCGTATCGGGTTTGGTGGCGGATATTACGACCGTTTTTTGACAGACTACAGAAAGATGACAGCTTCATTGTGTTTCCGTTTTCAGATTATGGATCAGATTCCCCATGAGACTCACGATATTCCGGTGAATAAGCTGATAACCGACTGA
- a CDS encoding rhomboid family intramembrane serine protease has product MEGNIDYYYWKTAYDLIVKKNYRVATMSPSHNEIWLESPGRSPKRVVRLVRHDFDWMNRLKTDLAQIPEKVERVRRLIRAGKIEADNIYFSRFEPVDHQQEVLEAYNQPDRRTPLYHTLVTMDSNPADVGIRKPLSSIDYPSSYEGMDLEIDRLKYAALLRAKEQNEQDRAVFDNAKPLLAYMFIFLQVVMFFILEQAGGSTNPYVLIEYGAKYNPLIIEGEWWRLITPIFLHIGILHLLMNSLALYFLGPLVERIYGRFRFLLIYLTAGFTGSVMSFLFTESISAGASGAIFGLFGALLYFGIRKPGLFFRTMGANVLVIILINLVFGFSIPGIDNAGHIGGLLGGFLTAGAAALPKSRSNAGIQLIFALGVIIVSGAALFLGYP; this is encoded by the coding sequence ATGGAAGGGAACATTGATTACTATTACTGGAAAACGGCGTATGATCTCATTGTGAAGAAAAATTACCGGGTTGCGACTATGTCACCATCTCATAATGAAATCTGGCTTGAAAGCCCTGGGCGTTCTCCGAAAAGAGTGGTCAGGCTTGTTCGTCATGATTTTGACTGGATGAACAGGTTAAAAACGGATCTAGCACAGATTCCCGAAAAAGTTGAAAGGGTCAGAAGACTGATCAGAGCAGGAAAAATTGAAGCTGACAACATTTATTTCTCGCGTTTTGAGCCTGTTGATCATCAGCAGGAAGTCCTTGAGGCATACAATCAGCCTGATCGCCGGACGCCTCTATATCATACGCTCGTTACAATGGATTCAAATCCGGCTGATGTGGGCATCCGGAAACCACTTTCTTCTATTGACTATCCTTCTTCTTATGAAGGAATGGATCTTGAAATCGACCGGCTGAAATATGCTGCGCTGCTCCGCGCAAAAGAACAGAATGAACAGGATCGGGCTGTTTTTGACAATGCAAAACCTTTACTTGCCTATATGTTCATATTTTTGCAGGTTGTTATGTTTTTCATACTTGAGCAGGCAGGGGGGAGTACAAACCCTTACGTTCTGATCGAGTATGGTGCTAAATATAATCCTCTGATCATTGAAGGTGAGTGGTGGAGACTGATCACACCAATTTTTCTCCATATCGGTATCCTGCACTTACTGATGAACTCACTGGCTCTTTATTTCCTGGGTCCTCTTGTTGAAAGAATCTATGGGCGATTCCGCTTCCTGCTCATTTACCTTACAGCAGGCTTTACCGGGTCTGTCATGAGTTTTCTGTTTACAGAATCAATCTCAGCAGGAGCGAGCGGTGCGATCTTTGGCCTGTTTGGTGCGCTGCTGTATTTCGGTATCCGGAAGCCGGGACTGTTTTTCAGAACAATGGGTGCGAATGTACTTGTTATTATTTTAATCAATCTTGTGTTTGGATTCTCCATTCCTGGAATTGATAATGCAGGGCATATTGGTGGTCTGCTTGGCGGATTTCTGACAGCAGGTGCAGCCGCACTGCCAAAAAGCCGTTCAAACGCCGGTATTCAACTCATCTTTGCACTTGGGGTCATCATCGTTTCAGGAGCAGCTTTATTTCTGGGGTATCCTTAA
- a CDS encoding YqgQ family protein, translated as MELKTMFDVQQLLKRFGLFIYGENRTSTLELMEVEIRELYESGLIDRDIFRMAVLVLRSEMNKEMNG; from the coding sequence ATGGAACTGAAAACAATGTTTGATGTTCAGCAGCTTCTGAAACGGTTTGGCTTATTTATTTACGGCGAAAACCGAACTTCAACGCTTGAATTAATGGAAGTGGAGATCAGGGAGCTTTATGAGTCAGGCCTGATTGATCGAGACATTTTTCGAATGGCTGTTTTAGTCCTTCGAAGTGAAATGAATAAAGAAATGAATGGATAG
- a CDS encoding ROK family glucokinase: MMKKFIFGVDIGGTTTKLAVIDESGIIIEKWEIPTNTSNNGVSIIPDIAAAVKLKQTQLSINPEQVLGIGVGAPGPVNMQTGILYTGVNIGWEQPVALRDELHQQTGLPVVIENDANVAAIGEMWKGAGDGARDVVCVTLGTGVGGGVIVNGDIAHGIKGAAGEIGHITAVPEGGYQCNCGKKGCLETVASATGVVRLAKEEAAKDTTSVLNTLLNEKGEFSAKDVFDHAKQGDEAALKAVDRLTFYLGLALANLGSALNPEKIVIGGGVSQAGPILLDRLREKFKAFAFPTVAESTEITVATLGNDAGVIGAAWLIKYKH; this comes from the coding sequence ATGATGAAAAAGTTTATTTTTGGTGTGGATATTGGCGGTACGACAACGAAATTAGCTGTTATTGACGAATCGGGAATCATTATTGAAAAGTGGGAGATCCCGACTAACACATCCAATAACGGTGTGAGCATTATTCCGGATATTGCAGCAGCAGTTAAATTAAAGCAAACACAGCTTTCGATTAATCCTGAACAGGTTCTTGGCATTGGTGTTGGTGCACCGGGACCGGTTAATATGCAAACAGGTATTCTGTATACGGGTGTGAATATTGGCTGGGAGCAACCGGTTGCCCTGCGTGATGAGCTGCATCAGCAGACAGGATTGCCGGTTGTTATTGAAAACGATGCCAACGTAGCTGCGATTGGTGAGATGTGGAAAGGTGCCGGAGATGGCGCACGTGACGTTGTATGTGTCACACTAGGTACAGGTGTTGGCGGTGGCGTCATCGTCAATGGAGACATTGCACACGGTATAAAAGGGGCTGCAGGTGAAATCGGCCATATTACAGCCGTTCCTGAGGGTGGTTATCAGTGTAACTGCGGTAAAAAAGGCTGTCTTGAGACAGTTGCATCCGCCACAGGAGTTGTCAGACTTGCTAAGGAAGAAGCAGCAAAAGACACAACTTCTGTGCTCAATACACTGTTAAATGAAAAAGGCGAATTCTCTGCTAAAGATGTATTTGATCATGCTAAACAGGGGGATGAAGCGGCATTAAAAGCTGTTGATAGACTCACATTCTATCTTGGACTTGCACTTGCCAACCTGGGAAGCGCTTTGAATCCGGAAAAAATCGTCATTGGTGGAGGGGTATCACAGGCCGGACCGATCCTTCTTGACCGTCTGAGAGAAAAATTTAAAGCATTTGCTTTTCCGACTGTTGCAGAATCAACTGAAATTACTGTCGCAACACTGGGGAATGATGCAGGTGTAATCGGCGCAGCGTGGCTGATTAAATATAAACATTAA
- a CDS encoding LTA synthase family protein, with the protein MNKKWSMPKLSLVIIAIAFLWIKTYISYYASFSIEIENAMQAFILFINPLSFLLLIFGLSLFFKKEKTRNIYVISMSFVLTAMLFANMVFYRFFNDFITLPVLFQTNNFGDLGGSALENIYFTDALYFLDILILIAIVKFKPAFVTHKEPTKLTRRAYFLVAIATFFFNLGLAEIERPQLLTRTFDREMLVKNIGLNNYHIYDVYLQSKQSAQRAMADSDALVDVNNYVEAKEADPSKDLSGIAKDRNLIVVKLESLQNFVINNEMNGETITPFLNSLTEDENTIYMDNFYHQTEQGKTSDSEFILDNSLYPLGRGAVFFTHSGNEYHTMTDTLNDAGYFTNAMHANNKSFWNRDVVYENFGYDRFYSLTDYTVEEGQAVNWGMKDIPFFEQSVEHMKEMEQPFYSKMITLTNHHPFTLDEEDKFIEEYDSNSGTLNRYFQTSRYLDESIKEFFTYLKDAGLYENSIIVMYGDHYGISENHNAAMSQYLEKDITPYETAQLQRVPMFIHIPGEDVGQVNSKLAGQVDLKPTILNLLGIEEENSLQFGQDIFSEENDNFVILRDGRFISEEFVYAGETCYDRETGEPVDIAGCEPLIEKANEELAYNDEIIYGDLLRFYDRETGRLKTEQNSEEE; encoded by the coding sequence ATGAACAAAAAATGGTCAATGCCCAAGCTATCGCTTGTCATTATCGCCATTGCGTTCTTATGGATTAAAACGTACATTTCTTACTATGCAAGTTTCAGTATTGAAATCGAGAACGCAATGCAGGCGTTTATTTTATTTATTAACCCATTAAGCTTTTTATTATTGATTTTCGGACTGTCTCTATTCTTTAAGAAAGAAAAAACAAGAAACATATATGTTATTTCTATGAGCTTTGTGCTTACAGCTATGCTATTTGCTAATATGGTGTTTTACCGCTTTTTCAACGATTTTATTACGCTGCCGGTACTATTCCAGACAAACAACTTCGGAGATCTTGGCGGAAGTGCATTAGAAAATATTTATTTTACAGATGCACTGTATTTCCTGGACATTCTGATCTTGATTGCGATTGTGAAGTTTAAGCCTGCTTTTGTAACGCATAAGGAACCGACAAAATTAACACGTCGTGCCTATTTCCTTGTGGCAATTGCTACTTTCTTCTTTAATCTCGGTCTTGCAGAAATTGAGCGTCCACAGCTTTTAACAAGAACGTTCGACCGTGAAATGCTTGTTAAAAATATCGGACTGAACAACTATCATATCTATGATGTTTATTTACAATCCAAGCAGTCTGCACAACGCGCTATGGCTGACAGTGATGCACTTGTAGATGTAAACAACTATGTTGAAGCTAAAGAAGCGGATCCGTCGAAGGATCTTTCAGGGATCGCGAAGGATCGAAACCTGATCGTTGTAAAACTTGAATCGCTTCAGAATTTTGTGATCAACAATGAGATGAATGGGGAAACGATTACGCCTTTCCTGAATTCATTAACAGAAGATGAAAATACGATTTATATGGATAACTTCTATCACCAGACTGAACAGGGTAAAACGTCTGACTCAGAGTTTATCCTTGATAATTCACTTTACCCGTTAGGCCGAGGTGCCGTATTCTTTACGCACAGCGGGAACGAGTACCACACGATGACAGACACATTGAATGATGCAGGGTATTTTACAAACGCCATGCACGCAAATAATAAAAGTTTCTGGAATCGTGATGTTGTTTATGAAAACTTTGGTTATGACCGCTTCTATTCTTTGACTGATTATACAGTTGAAGAAGGTCAGGCAGTGAACTGGGGAATGAAGGATATTCCATTCTTTGAACAGTCAGTTGAACACATGAAAGAAATGGAACAGCCGTTTTATTCTAAAATGATTACTTTGACAAATCACCATCCATTTACACTTGATGAAGAAGATAAGTTTATTGAAGAATACGATTCAAATTCAGGAACGCTGAACCGTTATTTCCAGACTTCACGTTACCTTGATGAATCGATTAAAGAATTTTTCACTTATCTAAAGGATGCAGGGTTATACGAAAATTCTATTATCGTGATGTACGGAGACCATTACGGTATTTCTGAAAATCATAATGCTGCAATGAGCCAGTATCTTGAGAAGGATATTACGCCTTATGAAACAGCGCAGCTGCAGCGGGTACCAATGTTTATTCATATTCCTGGTGAAGATGTAGGCCAGGTGAATTCTAAGCTTGCAGGTCAGGTTGATCTGAAGCCGACGATTCTTAATCTGCTTGGTATCGAAGAAGAAAACAGTCTGCAATTTGGTCAGGATATCTTCTCTGAAGAAAATGATAACTTCGTCATTTTACGTGATGGAAGATTTATTTCAGAAGAGTTCGTGTATGCGGGGGAAACATGCTATGATCGTGAAACAGGTGAACCTGTTGATATCGCTGGATGTGAACCGCTGATTGAAAAAGCGAACGAAGAGCTTGCTTATAATGATGAAATCATTTATGGAGATCTTCTCCGCTTCTATGACCGTGAAACCGGCAGATTGAAGACTGAACAAAATAGTGAAGAAGAATAG
- a CDS encoding YqgU-like beta propeller domain-containing protein, with protein sequence MKVIMYLIMILLITGCSPESVPLKSVESEQKQVVYPYILPSSSFYNVLGWQDNKNILIVQKNKEALQVISHDLYLNDSVLLFETKEGVSQIYLSPSKTKALTVQPLSDQQVQIEIIDLHTGKTLASDMFKGNEFDFRWNEYNEKLILITSFNEEWEADIKVIDLSDQSINPLDDVPPFARWIGEDSLFYKDPESGTSVSYVLEEKKKIFEDEPIEMIRAKQDYIIKTIRNLDGDEITYRIESESALIQEVSTGFLTEYDQQLLPAYELTEDAFIYFSPNETGEYAYGKGQYSLMGMNLKTGVIHTILDNTENHQISCNQSGTYCLIGHHLTSMINIEDQSNKPIILFEEEIQ encoded by the coding sequence ATGAAGGTTATAATGTATTTAATCATGATTTTGCTGATAACAGGATGCTCACCGGAATCCGTTCCGTTGAAATCGGTTGAATCAGAACAAAAGCAGGTCGTTTATCCTTACATACTTCCTTCATCCTCGTTCTACAATGTTCTCGGATGGCAAGACAACAAAAACATATTAATCGTGCAAAAGAACAAAGAAGCGCTACAGGTTATTTCTCATGATCTGTATCTAAACGACTCAGTTCTTTTATTTGAAACGAAGGAAGGAGTCTCTCAGATTTATTTGAGTCCTTCCAAAACAAAAGCTTTAACAGTACAGCCTTTGAGCGATCAGCAGGTTCAAATTGAAATTATTGATCTGCACACGGGGAAAACACTTGCCTCTGACATGTTTAAAGGAAACGAGTTTGATTTCAGATGGAATGAATATAATGAAAAGCTAATTCTGATTACTTCATTTAACGAAGAGTGGGAAGCTGACATAAAGGTGATAGATCTTTCTGATCAATCTATTAACCCTCTCGATGACGTACCTCCCTTTGCAAGATGGATTGGAGAAGATTCTTTATTTTATAAGGATCCGGAAAGTGGGACAAGCGTGTCATATGTTCTTGAGGAAAAGAAAAAGATATTTGAAGATGAACCAATCGAGATGATCAGGGCAAAACAGGATTACATCATTAAAACAATCAGGAACCTTGACGGAGATGAAATTACCTACCGGATTGAATCTGAAAGTGCATTGATTCAGGAAGTGAGTACCGGTTTTCTAACTGAGTATGACCAGCAACTTCTGCCGGCGTATGAATTAACAGAAGATGCATTTATATATTTTTCCCCGAATGAAACAGGAGAGTATGCATATGGAAAAGGGCAGTATTCTCTGATGGGCATGAATCTGAAAACTGGGGTAATACACACGATTCTAGATAATACGGAGAACCATCAAATATCCTGTAATCAAAGCGGTACATATTGTTTGATTGGACATCATCTAACCTCTATGATCAATATAGAAGATCAATCGAATAAACCGATTATTTTGTTTGAGGAGGAAATTCAATAA
- a CDS encoding MTH1187 family thiamine-binding protein: MAIADITIIPIGTETPSVSSYVADIQKVLEKRASEGNIHYTLTPMSTLIEGDLTALFQVIQELHEVPFTKGVQRVATNIRIDERRDKENHTMEEKLESVQNKMKGNK, encoded by the coding sequence ATGGCAATAGCAGATATTACGATCATTCCAATTGGAACAGAAACACCGAGCGTGAGTTCATACGTGGCTGACATTCAGAAGGTCCTTGAGAAAAGAGCATCTGAAGGAAATATTCATTATACGCTGACGCCTATGAGCACGCTGATAGAGGGAGATTTAACCGCGCTGTTTCAGGTCATTCAGGAGCTTCACGAAGTCCCTTTTACAAAGGGTGTACAAAGAGTGGCGACGAATATAAGAATTGACGAGAGACGGGATAAGGAGAACCATACGATGGAGGAGAAGCTGGAGTCGGTACAAAACAAAATGAAAGGCAACAAATAA
- a CDS encoding DUF2759 domain-containing protein: protein MNGLTIILAIVTILAVIATITTFKEKNVLGIFFSLATLGVFGWFTVMTIVFDGYPVH, encoded by the coding sequence ATGAATGGCTTAACAATTATCCTTGCTATCGTAACAATTTTAGCTGTAATCGCAACCATTACAACATTTAAGGAAAAGAATGTTCTTGGAATTTTCTTCTCTCTTGCAACACTTGGAGTATTCGGATGGTTTACTGTTATGACAATCGTATTTGACGGTTATCCAGTCCACTAA